The proteins below come from a single uncultured Dethiosulfovibrio sp. genomic window:
- a CDS encoding AAA family ATPase: protein MEETTMPSQLDKLTITGFKSIRELVDFELRKLNVLIGGNGAGKSNFVEIFRLLQAMVNQNLGGYVLEHGGADDFFFNGPKETPFITAYFRFGANEYGFRLKSTANEKFLFDSEAQKYNLGKWNVIGSGNYESQLPIVKDKEGMIGPRGVGYYVYQAVSNWTVYHFHDTSARAPMRRSEIVEDNRRLRPDASNIAPLLLRLKIADDRCYQGIVDSVRIVAPFFDDFLLEPLPKGEKETVKLAWKQKGSDYPMQPYHLSDGTLRFICLVTALLQPDLPSTVVIDEPELGLHPYAIEILAEILKSVAERMQVIISTQSPSLVDCFDPEDIIIVDRVDGASSFQRLKEKDLASWLEDYSLGELWRKQVFTGGPVHE from the coding sequence ATGGAGGAAACGACAATGCCTAGCCAACTGGATAAACTGACTATAACGGGGTTCAAGTCGATTCGGGAGCTTGTAGATTTCGAGCTCCGAAAACTTAACGTGCTTATCGGAGGAAACGGTGCAGGTAAGAGCAATTTTGTGGAGATCTTCCGGCTTCTCCAGGCTATGGTAAACCAGAACCTTGGTGGTTACGTTCTCGAGCACGGTGGAGCGGATGACTTCTTTTTTAACGGTCCCAAGGAAACTCCTTTCATTACAGCTTATTTTAGATTCGGAGCCAACGAGTATGGTTTTAGGTTGAAATCCACTGCAAATGAAAAGTTTCTCTTTGATTCGGAAGCGCAGAAATATAATCTAGGTAAATGGAACGTTATTGGATCCGGTAACTATGAAAGTCAACTTCCTATAGTTAAGGACAAAGAGGGTATGATAGGTCCTCGAGGTGTGGGGTACTACGTGTATCAAGCCGTATCGAACTGGACGGTCTATCATTTTCACGATACCAGCGCCAGGGCTCCCATGCGTCGCTCGGAAATAGTAGAGGATAACAGACGGCTCCGACCAGATGCTTCAAACATCGCTCCCTTGCTTCTCCGTCTCAAGATAGCCGATGACAGATGTTATCAGGGTATCGTCGATTCGGTTCGCATCGTTGCCCCTTTTTTTGACGACTTCCTTCTTGAGCCTCTACCGAAAGGTGAAAAAGAGACCGTAAAGCTCGCCTGGAAGCAGAAGGGTTCTGACTATCCGATGCAACCCTACCATCTTTCCGACGGGACCTTACGGTTTATCTGCCTTGTCACTGCGCTGTTACAGCCCGATCTACCGTCGACTGTCGTGATAGACGAGCCTGAACTTGGACTCCATCCCTATGCGATAGAGATACTGGCGGAAATACTGAAGTCGGTGGCGGAGCGTATGCAGGTGATTATATCGACCCAGTCGCCCTCTTTGGTGGATTGCTTTGACCCGGAGGATATTATCATAGTGGATCGTGTGGATGGGGCTTCTAGCTTTCAGCGATTAAAAGAAAAGGATCTCGCCTCCTGGTTGGAGGACTATTCCCTAGGAGAGCTCTGGAGGAAACAAGTTTTCACAGGGGGGCCGGTCCATGAGTAG
- the gltS gene encoding sodium/glutamate symporter, producing MILKFDLIGTVAVASLVLWCGLFIRDKITPLKEYNIPAPVIGGILFALLRWALLGKVDFEFEMILQSPLMIAFFTTVGLGASLKLLKKGGPQVLLFLGLASILVVLQNVVAAGVAKLTGLHPLLGLLAGSVTMSGGHGTGATFARTFTLNYGLVGAMELAMAAATFGLVAGSIIGGPVARRLIRKYDLKPDMGNIERDAGGVVLEHHGHATVNDVLITILQISCAMYLGALAYGKLMGLGITLPTYLCALFVGIVIRNVSDFSGLYKVHLKCVDYIGSVALSLFLAMALMSLKLWQLMDLAGPMLAILLGETALMAFFATFITFPLMGKDFEAAIMAGGHCGFGMGATPNAVANMEALSSHYGPAPRAFFVIPIVGAFFIDIVNAFVIQGFAMFLS from the coding sequence ATGATCCTTAAGTTCGATCTTATAGGGACCGTAGCAGTTGCTTCTCTGGTCCTGTGGTGTGGACTTTTCATCAGGGATAAAATAACCCCCCTGAAGGAGTACAATATTCCCGCTCCGGTAATAGGTGGAATCCTTTTCGCCCTGCTTCGCTGGGCTCTTTTGGGCAAAGTTGACTTTGAGTTCGAGATGATACTTCAGTCACCTCTCATGATTGCCTTCTTTACCACCGTTGGCTTAGGGGCCAGCCTTAAGCTACTGAAAAAAGGAGGACCTCAGGTCCTGCTGTTTTTGGGATTAGCATCCATCCTGGTGGTGTTGCAAAACGTCGTCGCAGCTGGTGTAGCCAAACTGACCGGCCTTCATCCTCTCCTTGGGCTGCTGGCCGGATCGGTTACCATGTCGGGAGGACACGGTACCGGTGCCACCTTTGCCAGGACCTTTACCTTGAACTATGGTCTAGTCGGTGCGATGGAGCTCGCCATGGCCGCCGCTACCTTTGGCCTTGTCGCTGGGTCCATAATAGGCGGCCCCGTCGCCAGGCGACTTATCAGGAAATACGACCTTAAGCCTGACATGGGTAACATCGAAAGAGATGCCGGAGGGGTGGTCCTGGAGCATCACGGTCACGCTACGGTCAACGACGTGCTTATAACGATCCTCCAGATCTCCTGTGCTATGTATCTAGGTGCCCTTGCCTATGGCAAGCTCATGGGCCTAGGAATAACTTTGCCAACCTATCTGTGTGCTTTATTCGTCGGGATCGTGATCCGAAACGTATCCGACTTTTCTGGGCTCTACAAGGTTCACCTCAAGTGCGTTGACTACATAGGATCTGTCGCATTGTCCCTATTTTTAGCTATGGCACTGATGTCCCTCAAGCTTTGGCAGCTGATGGATCTCGCCGGTCCTATGCTCGCTATCCTACTGGGAGAGACCGCACTTATGGCGTTTTTCGCCACCTTTATAACCTTCCCCTTGATGGGAAAGGACTTTGAAGCCGCTATCATGGCCGGTGGACACTGCGGCTTCGGCATGGGGGCGACCCCTAACGCCGTCGCCAACATGGAGGCCTTAAGCTCCCACTATGGCCCTGCTCCGAGGGCGTTTTTCGTCATTCCCATAGTAGGGGCGTTTTTCATCGATATAGTAAATGCCTTCGTTATTCAGGGCTTTGCAATGTTCCTGTCCTAG
- a CDS encoding TAXI family TRAP transporter solute-binding subunit: protein MGKNSLLRVFVCLCSSLIFASMAWGFQPVYVMASGNMGGTYYSLSGIVAETVNQKVPGVRLAVLPSSGSGENVELMETGLCQFGLMDSYAVMAYEGKDLYYENPQIFLRGVMPLYPEVARVLVSNGSDINSVRDLEGKKVVLGRKGSGVLVTAQQILRSSGLGSDKVVPAYLGMGEGLLALKEGTVDAVIFVGPLGGGSAMEQEALKSSKVLGLDDVARGSLLGSAPYWREFSIPAGTFPNQDEEIKTVGAWTVLYCREDLNDDLVYRVAKTIYKEAANLSPYIPGSVTLRPGQVQEMLVPIHPGAARFFKEEGCL from the coding sequence ATGGGGAAAAATAGTTTGTTACGTGTCTTTGTGTGTCTATGTTCTTCGCTGATTTTTGCGTCTATGGCGTGGGGCTTTCAGCCTGTTTACGTTATGGCCAGCGGAAACATGGGGGGAACCTACTACAGCCTCAGTGGCATAGTGGCGGAGACGGTGAACCAAAAGGTTCCCGGTGTCAGGTTGGCCGTCCTTCCCTCCAGCGGATCAGGGGAGAACGTGGAACTCATGGAGACCGGTCTTTGTCAGTTTGGCCTTATGGACAGCTACGCTGTAATGGCCTATGAGGGAAAGGATCTGTATTACGAAAACCCTCAGATCTTCCTCAGAGGGGTCATGCCACTTTATCCTGAGGTGGCGAGGGTCCTGGTGTCCAATGGGTCGGACATAAATTCGGTGAGGGACCTTGAAGGGAAAAAAGTGGTTTTAGGTCGTAAGGGCTCAGGAGTCCTTGTGACGGCACAGCAGATTCTTCGGTCCTCCGGCCTCGGTTCCGATAAGGTAGTGCCCGCCTATCTGGGGATGGGGGAAGGGCTTTTAGCCCTAAAAGAGGGTACCGTCGATGCTGTGATATTCGTCGGTCCTTTAGGTGGTGGCTCGGCTATGGAGCAGGAGGCCTTAAAGAGCAGCAAGGTTTTGGGTCTAGACGATGTAGCTAGAGGCTCTCTCCTTGGCTCCGCTCCCTACTGGAGGGAATTCTCTATCCCTGCGGGAACTTTTCCCAATCAGGACGAAGAGATAAAGACCGTTGGGGCCTGGACGGTGCTCTACTGTCGAGAGGATCTCAACGACGACCTGGTCTACAGAGTCGCAAAAACCATATACAAAGAGGCGGCAAACCTCTCTCCCTATATCCCTGGATCGGTGACCCTAAGGCCCGGCCAGGTTCAGGAGATGCTTGTTCCTATCCACCCTGGAGCGGCCAGATTCTTCAAGGAAGAAGGTTGCCTCTAG
- a CDS encoding cob(I)yrinic acid a,c-diamide adenosyltransferase → MHEITITTKGGDKGSTSLCNGERVPKDDPRVEAYGTVDECQAAIGLARSMCDFEPVCDNLRKLEDDLYILMGVMSLCDGLEPPKVEWMEEMIKQVSEMFTDKDFQFIRPGECRVCASLHLARTMARRAERQSVTLLRSGKIDPYVFSYINRLSDGIYALILWYQREKFPKK, encoded by the coding sequence ATGCACGAGATAACCATAACGACCAAAGGTGGAGATAAAGGGAGCACCAGCCTCTGTAACGGTGAGAGGGTTCCTAAGGACGATCCCAGGGTGGAGGCCTACGGTACGGTCGACGAGTGCCAGGCTGCCATAGGCCTAGCACGATCTATGTGTGACTTCGAGCCTGTATGCGACAACCTAAGGAAGTTAGAGGACGACCTCTATATACTGATGGGAGTGATGTCCCTCTGCGACGGTCTTGAGCCGCCTAAAGTGGAGTGGATGGAGGAGATGATAAAGCAGGTATCTGAGATGTTTACCGATAAGGATTTCCAGTTTATAAGACCAGGAGAGTGCCGTGTTTGCGCTTCTCTCCATCTCGCCAGGACGATGGCCAGAAGGGCGGAGAGACAGTCGGTAACGCTACTACGGTCGGGGAAAATAGATCCTTACGTATTTTCCTACATCAATCGCCTATCCGACGGCATATATGCCCTGATACTCTGGTACCAGAGGGAGAAGTTCCCTAAAAAATAG
- a CDS encoding GntR family transcriptional regulator: MTRENPLFPAKSLDLRQIVYEKIKEAIVEGIIKPGEKLSEVELANSMAVSRTPVREAIRQLAKTGLVTLTPRKGAFVTLPTLEDASALYELRANLEMFAVSLIAMAPPMEELAKFREIFESMNNNTSPGEYLVQDRNFHNFLYRASGNRFLSGVLLDILDMINLYRPYSLAEHNYLKALSEGHIAVIDALLEKDGERAKREMKEHIDMTRTGVEAYLQNNPTKGLS; encoded by the coding sequence ATGACCAGGGAAAATCCGTTGTTCCCGGCCAAAAGTCTCGATCTGAGACAGATAGTATATGAAAAGATAAAAGAAGCGATCGTGGAGGGAATTATCAAGCCGGGGGAAAAATTGTCGGAGGTGGAGCTGGCAAACAGCATGGCCGTATCAAGGACACCGGTAAGAGAGGCCATTCGGCAGCTAGCAAAGACAGGGCTAGTTACATTGACACCCAGAAAAGGAGCTTTCGTCACGTTACCCACCTTAGAGGACGCCTCTGCCCTTTATGAATTAAGGGCTAACCTGGAGATGTTTGCCGTTAGCCTGATCGCGATGGCACCACCGATGGAGGAGCTAGCTAAATTCAGGGAAATTTTTGAATCTATGAACAATAACACCTCTCCTGGAGAGTACCTCGTCCAGGATCGCAATTTCCATAACTTTCTCTATCGGGCCTCGGGAAATCGGTTTCTCAGCGGTGTTCTTCTGGACATATTGGACATGATCAACCTGTATAGACCTTACTCTCTAGCGGAACACAACTATCTCAAGGCTCTCTCCGAGGGCCATATAGCGGTGATAGACGCCCTTCTCGAAAAAGACGGAGAGAGGGCCAAGCGAGAGATGAAAGAACACATCGACATGACTCGAACAGGGGTAGAGGCGTACCTCCAGAACAACCCTACAAAAGGCCTCTCTTAG
- a CDS encoding YdcF family protein, with translation MFFVYKLAGALGMPLGLFLSIILAGVICISLSRKKGPLFWTAVGAIAIGALSLITLSMPAVAGYLLSTVETEKKDLPESNTSGAVLILSGGFTRLSDGTAEPGPFTLQRLIEGANLAERRGWPIILSGGMALEGGDSLAKSMERKLRELGYTAPVILEEDSRTTWENMVYSSTIAREKDLDFIVVVTNSFHMRRSLWMAKRAIPEMDIYGYPVGPLGDRSRDPLLWIPSAGGLRDSTLAWREWLGLTVYRFMSPSGSLP, from the coding sequence ATGTTCTTCGTCTACAAGTTAGCAGGAGCCCTAGGAATGCCCCTAGGGCTCTTTTTATCGATCATATTGGCAGGGGTAATATGTATATCCCTCTCCCGAAAGAAAGGACCTCTATTCTGGACGGCAGTTGGGGCCATAGCCATCGGTGCCCTAAGCCTCATAACCCTCTCAATGCCCGCGGTGGCAGGATATCTGCTGTCCACCGTGGAGACCGAGAAGAAGGACCTTCCGGAGTCTAATACATCTGGAGCGGTTCTAATTCTCAGTGGCGGATTCACCAGACTCTCCGACGGCACCGCAGAGCCTGGACCTTTCACACTCCAGAGGCTTATAGAGGGAGCAAACCTGGCAGAGAGGAGGGGGTGGCCGATTATCCTCTCCGGAGGGATGGCCCTTGAGGGAGGGGACTCTCTCGCTAAGAGTATGGAGAGAAAACTACGTGAACTTGGCTATACCGCTCCGGTCATTCTAGAAGAGGACTCCAGGACGACCTGGGAAAACATGGTTTACTCCTCCACCATAGCCAGGGAAAAGGATCTTGACTTTATCGTGGTAGTTACAAATTCATTTCACATGAGGAGGTCCCTCTGGATGGCAAAAAGAGCCATTCCAGAGATGGACATATACGGTTATCCTGTAGGTCCTCTGGGAGATCGGTCCCGAGACCCTCTACTGTGGATCCCTTCAGCTGGAGGCCTAAGGGATTCTACTTTGGCGTGGCGAGAGTGGCTAGGTCTTACGGTTTACAGGTTTATGAGTCCTTCTGGGAGCCTTCCCTAA
- a CDS encoding replication-associated recombination protein A produces MICWETPLAERMRPSSLDEYVGHSSIIAPGTALRGHLERGVVPSCILYGPPGVGKTALVRLMASVTNRELFEINAVSAKVSQLRELIDQGEKVKSMSGRSVVAFVDEIYHFNKSQQNALLPAVEKGDVVLVGTTTENPWFEINKTLLSRLMVLTIDPLTEDNLVALMSRALEDREKGLGTLELSWDQELLREIALSAGGDGRQALTRLEYLARSVAASGGSHISLERAKKDLPRASVRHDRGGDNHYQVISAFIKSIRGSDPDATIYWLARLLDSGEDIRFIARRMVIAAAEDVGLADPMALMVATSAAQASDMTGMPEARIILGEAALYLASAPKSNRAYEAINSAISDIESGIVQRVPDHLINGNQGYLYPHDYRGHWVAQSYLKEPKRYYFPSDSGYESRILARLKRFWRRFREGSQKDS; encoded by the coding sequence GTGATCTGCTGGGAGACCCCTCTGGCGGAGAGGATGAGACCATCATCTCTCGATGAATATGTAGGGCACAGCTCTATTATCGCCCCAGGAACCGCCCTGAGAGGCCATCTGGAAAGAGGGGTAGTGCCTTCCTGTATCCTCTACGGCCCTCCTGGAGTGGGTAAAACCGCTCTCGTTCGTCTCATGGCCTCGGTCACCAATCGAGAACTATTCGAGATCAACGCCGTTTCCGCTAAGGTCTCTCAGCTAAGGGAGCTCATAGATCAGGGGGAGAAGGTCAAATCCATGTCTGGCAGGTCGGTGGTGGCCTTTGTGGACGAGATATATCACTTCAACAAAAGCCAGCAAAACGCCTTGCTTCCTGCGGTGGAAAAAGGGGATGTGGTTCTCGTCGGGACTACCACCGAAAATCCGTGGTTTGAGATAAACAAGACCCTTCTCTCCCGTTTGATGGTGTTGACCATCGATCCTTTGACCGAGGACAATCTAGTTGCCCTCATGTCAAGGGCTCTTGAGGATAGGGAAAAAGGGCTTGGGACCCTTGAGCTTTCATGGGACCAGGAGCTCCTAAGGGAGATAGCCCTTTCCGCTGGCGGCGACGGTAGACAGGCTTTAACAAGGCTCGAGTACCTAGCTCGCTCTGTAGCCGCCTCGGGAGGGAGTCACATATCCCTGGAGAGGGCTAAAAAAGATCTCCCTAGGGCATCGGTTAGACACGATAGAGGCGGAGATAACCACTATCAGGTTATCTCCGCCTTCATAAAAAGCATTCGAGGTTCTGACCCTGATGCCACCATATACTGGCTAGCGAGGCTTCTGGACTCCGGTGAGGATATCCGTTTTATAGCCAGGAGGATGGTTATCGCCGCAGCGGAGGACGTAGGTCTAGCGGACCCTATGGCTCTGATGGTCGCGACCTCCGCCGCTCAGGCCTCCGATATGACCGGTATGCCTGAAGCCAGGATAATCCTCGGGGAGGCCGCTTTGTATCTGGCCTCCGCCCCTAAAAGCAACAGGGCTTACGAGGCCATAAACAGTGCTATCTCCGATATCGAGTCTGGAATCGTCCAGAGGGTGCCCGATCACCTCATAAACGGCAATCAGGGATACCTCTATCCTCACGACTATCGAGGGCATTGGGTAGCCCAGTCCTACCTCAAAGAGCCTAAAAGATACTACTTTCCGTCGGACTCCGGTTATGAGTCGAGGATACTCGCCAGGCTCAAGCGATTCTGGCGGAGGTTTAGGGAAGGCTCCCAGAAGGACTCATAA
- a CDS encoding HAD family phosphatase has protein sequence MTASPMWNPLNSGGFIFDWDGVLADTRLDFSPIREKYFRGMDVPILEEMAKMDEGDREYLSEEIRRLEIDGASLATAVPGGQDLVSLLDDRGIPWSVVSRNCPESIYLAAKTIGFDLPKNTFHRESGHVKPSPEALWMASDAMGVPARSCTVIGDFVYDILGARRAGMRALLVERGPEKWSHWADGHFFRLKELLFSLREGVELVPWEYRSLVQNRGLNWLCSAWEISLVVPSPLAKEDLDLVFKLASLGVGTFIASKEEQPVDIWQEVPWLSSEFLGKPQCSVLEGLLSRRFPMATVQSEGCGVSLDLFRSRPELKMEDILR, from the coding sequence ATGACCGCTTCACCTATGTGGAATCCTCTGAACAGCGGAGGTTTTATCTTTGACTGGGACGGAGTCCTGGCAGACACCAGGCTGGATTTTTCACCTATAAGGGAGAAATACTTTCGAGGAATGGACGTCCCGATACTTGAAGAGATGGCCAAGATGGACGAAGGAGACCGTGAGTATCTCTCCGAGGAGATAAGGCGTTTGGAGATCGATGGAGCGTCTTTAGCCACCGCTGTCCCAGGAGGACAGGATCTGGTATCTCTCCTCGACGATCGAGGGATTCCCTGGTCGGTGGTGTCCAGAAACTGCCCCGAGTCTATCTATCTTGCTGCTAAAACCATTGGCTTTGATCTTCCTAAAAACACCTTCCATCGGGAGAGCGGCCATGTAAAGCCCTCCCCGGAGGCTCTTTGGATGGCCTCTGATGCCATGGGAGTGCCCGCCCGGTCCTGTACGGTAATAGGGGATTTTGTCTACGATATCCTCGGTGCAAGGAGAGCGGGAATGAGGGCCCTGCTCGTAGAGCGTGGACCGGAGAAATGGTCCCACTGGGCGGACGGCCATTTCTTTAGACTAAAAGAACTGTTGTTCTCGCTGAGGGAAGGGGTAGAGCTGGTTCCCTGGGAGTATCGTAGTCTAGTTCAAAACAGAGGCTTAAACTGGCTGTGTTCCGCATGGGAGATATCTCTGGTGGTGCCCTCTCCTCTTGCCAAAGAGGACCTTGACCTGGTATTTAAGTTAGCCTCTCTAGGGGTAGGGACCTTTATAGCGTCTAAAGAAGAGCAGCCCGTTGATATTTGGCAGGAGGTCCCGTGGCTCTCCTCTGAGTTCTTGGGCAAGCCTCAGTGTTCGGTTTTAGAGGGGCTACTGTCGAGACGATTTCCGATGGCTACCGTCCAATCCGAGGGGTGCGGCGTCTCTTTGGATCTTTTCCGAAGCCGTCCTGAGCTTAAAATGGAGGACATCCTGAGGTGA
- a CDS encoding lipid-binding SYLF domain-containing protein — protein sequence MRKTAILASLILAITASPLWAGKTPETRIKESLDTINKMSTQDDVETMGYVIEKGVAVAIFPSVVKAGFVFGGQYGEGLLLRHDSKTGKWYGPSFYNIAGGSFGLQIGVQSTALVLAIVNEDGMKGFKGDNFTLGGEIAVAAGPVGRRTSAATDINFNTPIYSYSMSKGLFAGLSLDGSTINHDPSANELYWGKKTSPVEALDKPATSKEIAPLIKALNNLIKKGK from the coding sequence ATGAGAAAGACAGCCATACTGGCATCGCTTATACTGGCCATAACAGCGAGTCCCCTTTGGGCAGGCAAAACCCCGGAGACCAGGATTAAAGAGTCGCTGGACACCATAAACAAGATGTCCACGCAGGACGACGTTGAGACAATGGGCTACGTCATAGAAAAGGGGGTCGCCGTGGCCATATTCCCTTCGGTCGTGAAGGCAGGGTTCGTCTTTGGAGGCCAGTACGGAGAGGGACTGTTGCTCCGTCACGATTCTAAGACCGGCAAATGGTATGGACCTTCCTTCTACAACATAGCGGGAGGATCCTTCGGCCTTCAGATAGGGGTTCAGTCCACAGCGCTGGTCCTCGCCATCGTCAACGAAGATGGGATGAAAGGATTCAAAGGGGATAACTTTACCTTAGGTGGCGAGATCGCCGTCGCTGCCGGACCGGTGGGCCGTCGGACCTCCGCTGCGACGGACATAAACTTCAACACCCCTATCTACAGCTATTCTATGAGCAAAGGTCTGTTCGCAGGGCTATCTTTGGACGGATCGACTATAAACCACGATCCAAGTGCCAATGAACTATACTGGGGTAAAAAGACTTCTCCTGTAGAGGCCCTTGATAAACCTGCGACCTCCAAGGAGATAGCCCCCTTGATAAAAGCACTAAACAACTTGATAAAAAAAGGTAAATAG
- a CDS encoding nucleoside-diphosphate sugar epimerase/dehydratase, translating to MRQDEAKEGLFSSLMGWWMTVGVRNRSMVILDLLFFALATWLGFALRLSIFMNAFYGDALLSGSVFAAVNVGSFYIGGVYRIYWPQASLEEFALLFRRYLVASVVFILSYVWIPAIFVPRSSLAIMLFGGFFMSAVYRASWRFFLATKQKSRSWVKTIIVGAGDAGSTLARELIRNGDELLPVGFLDDDDEKQGKDIAGLPVLGSISDLEQWIRKESISVVLVAIPSASRKAVGEILHRLASLGVETRVLPSLRDIAGGTVSTTMLRKVKLEDLLARDPVALDCGAIAEIICNKIVLITGAGGSIGSEISRQIATYGPSRLVLLGHGEHSIYSLCEEFREKGTPVPYDPVIADVSDRETMEQVFSRWKPSVVFHAGAHKHVPLMEANPREAVRVNSFGTWVLADLCGLYGVERMVMVSTDKAVNPTSVMGATKRVAEMAIQRAQIDHPSTKYIAVRFGNVLGSRGSVVPKFERQIEQGGPLTVTHPDMRRYFMLIPEAAGLVLQAGSIGEGGEIFVLDMGEPIKIVEMAKTLIKLHGYRPGLDISIEFSGVRSGEKLFEELFYDLAGVDLTDHPKIFRSHLSDKELPDSFDAGRIAAVLNSDGDSIVSELKEIVPEFSHS from the coding sequence ATGAGGCAAGACGAAGCTAAAGAGGGCCTGTTTTCCTCCCTGATGGGATGGTGGATGACCGTAGGCGTTAGGAACAGATCTATGGTTATCCTGGATCTGCTGTTTTTCGCCTTAGCTACTTGGCTTGGCTTCGCCCTTAGGCTCTCGATCTTTATGAACGCCTTCTACGGCGATGCTCTTCTGTCCGGTTCGGTGTTTGCGGCGGTGAACGTAGGTTCTTTCTACATCGGCGGGGTTTACCGTATATACTGGCCTCAGGCCAGCTTAGAGGAGTTTGCCCTCTTATTTCGTCGTTATTTAGTTGCCTCGGTGGTGTTTATTCTCTCCTACGTGTGGATCCCCGCTATATTCGTCCCCAGATCCTCTCTGGCTATAATGCTTTTCGGGGGATTCTTTATGTCGGCGGTTTACAGGGCTTCCTGGCGTTTTTTTCTCGCAACAAAACAGAAAAGCCGGTCGTGGGTAAAGACGATTATCGTCGGAGCTGGAGATGCAGGGTCTACCTTGGCCAGAGAGCTTATCCGAAACGGAGACGAACTTTTGCCGGTGGGTTTTTTGGACGATGACGACGAGAAACAGGGTAAGGATATAGCAGGTCTTCCGGTGCTGGGATCTATCTCCGATCTTGAGCAGTGGATCCGGAAAGAATCTATCTCGGTTGTGCTGGTGGCCATCCCGTCGGCATCCAGAAAGGCCGTCGGAGAGATCCTTCACCGCCTCGCATCCCTTGGAGTAGAGACACGGGTCCTTCCCAGTTTACGGGATATCGCTGGAGGTACAGTCTCTACCACCATGCTCCGAAAGGTAAAGCTGGAGGACCTTCTAGCCAGAGACCCTGTTGCGCTGGACTGCGGTGCTATCGCTGAGATCATATGCAACAAAATAGTCCTTATCACCGGGGCTGGAGGCTCTATCGGAAGCGAGATATCCCGACAGATAGCCACATACGGCCCCTCCCGTCTAGTTCTTCTCGGTCACGGGGAGCACTCTATATACTCTCTCTGCGAGGAGTTTAGGGAGAAGGGCACCCCAGTTCCATACGATCCGGTTATCGCCGATGTGTCCGACCGAGAGACGATGGAACAGGTTTTCTCCCGGTGGAAGCCCTCGGTAGTCTTTCACGCAGGGGCCCATAAGCATGTTCCCCTTATGGAGGCCAATCCAAGGGAAGCGGTCAGGGTAAACAGCTTCGGCACCTGGGTTTTGGCCGATCTGTGCGGTCTATATGGGGTTGAGCGAATGGTTATGGTGTCCACCGATAAAGCGGTTAACCCGACCAGCGTCATGGGAGCTACTAAGCGGGTGGCTGAGATGGCGATCCAGCGAGCTCAGATAGACCATCCATCGACTAAGTATATAGCCGTAAGGTTTGGCAACGTACTGGGGAGTCGAGGGAGCGTGGTTCCCAAGTTCGAGAGGCAGATAGAGCAGGGAGGTCCCTTAACGGTAACCCACCCCGACATGAGGAGATATTTTATGCTCATACCGGAGGCCGCAGGGCTGGTTCTTCAGGCCGGTTCTATCGGAGAGGGTGGGGAGATCTTTGTCCTGGACATGGGGGAGCCTATCAAAATAGTCGAGATGGCTAAGACTCTTATAAAGCTTCACGGATACAGGCCGGGACTGGATATCTCTATCGAGTTCTCCGGCGTTAGATCTGGGGAAAAACTCTTTGAGGAGCTGTTTTACGATCTCGCAGGGGTGGACCTGACAGATCATCCTAAAATATTCAGAAGTCACCTATCCGATAAAGAGCTTCCCGATTCCTTCGACGCTGGAAGAATAGCCGCTGTTCTAAATTCAGACGGAGATTCTATCGTCTCAGAGCTAAAGGAAATAGTTCCCGAGTTCTCTCACTCTTAA